The Enteractinococcus fodinae genome has a segment encoding these proteins:
- a CDS encoding lipid II:glycine glycyltransferase FemX: MTLQKTLNIQEISPEQHHSFLAEHDQASFLQNPLWPQTKQAWRSQSVGWWDQDKLVAASLVLYRPIPIPGLRGRSLAYLADGPVFDPDTIALESILQPLIPFARAEGAFLIRMGLPFVLRRWDADDVRKALSAGEHKMIPELSPAESHETALTMADDLSRLGWQEPALSEDFEAGQAQFQARIPLPVLTDEQRADRESPEFQAAVEEVLMRMDSTSRRQTRKSTRSELTISSGGREAIGQWQALYEETAERDDFIGRPQSYFEAMFEALNASEIAQCKVLFAHYEDKLLASAIYVQQQGTGWYVYGASTREESKRYAPRGLQLEQIQLSLEAGASWYDLGGVSATLDKDHELAGLTRFKTTMGADVVQTMGEWDYPINKVMARAFQAYMQRRG; encoded by the coding sequence GTGACACTTCAAAAGACCCTGAATATTCAAGAGATCTCCCCCGAGCAGCACCACAGCTTTCTTGCCGAACATGACCAAGCGTCATTTTTGCAGAACCCACTGTGGCCTCAAACCAAACAGGCGTGGCGTAGCCAATCGGTGGGATGGTGGGACCAAGATAAGCTCGTCGCAGCCTCTCTGGTGCTCTACCGGCCGATCCCGATCCCGGGGTTACGTGGTCGAAGCCTGGCATATCTTGCCGACGGCCCGGTCTTTGATCCAGACACCATTGCACTTGAATCAATTCTTCAGCCGTTGATCCCTTTCGCGCGTGCCGAGGGTGCGTTTCTCATCCGGATGGGTCTGCCTTTTGTGCTGCGACGCTGGGACGCCGATGACGTTCGCAAGGCGTTGTCGGCCGGTGAGCACAAAATGATCCCAGAGTTGTCACCTGCGGAGTCACACGAGACCGCATTGACGATGGCAGACGATCTGTCCCGTCTCGGGTGGCAAGAGCCTGCGTTGTCGGAAGATTTCGAGGCAGGGCAGGCACAATTCCAGGCGCGTATCCCGCTTCCGGTACTGACAGACGAGCAACGAGCTGACCGGGAGTCTCCGGAGTTCCAAGCCGCCGTTGAAGAAGTCCTCATGCGCATGGACAGTACCTCCCGCCGACAGACTCGAAAGTCCACCCGGTCTGAGCTGACCATTTCCTCCGGTGGGCGCGAGGCCATTGGCCAATGGCAAGCCTTGTATGAAGAGACCGCGGAGCGCGATGACTTTATCGGTCGGCCGCAAAGCTATTTTGAAGCGATGTTCGAGGCCCTCAATGCATCGGAGATCGCCCAGTGCAAAGTGCTCTTTGCGCATTACGAAGACAAGCTGCTCGCCTCGGCGATCTATGTGCAGCAACAAGGCACTGGATGGTACGTATATGGCGCCTCAACTCGTGAAGAGTCTAAACGGTATGCACCCCGTGGCTTACAGCTAGAGCAGATCCAGCTCAGCCTTGAGGCCGGAGCGTCCTGGTATGACCTGGGCGGTGTGTCAGCCACATTGGATAAGGACCATGAGCTGGCCGGGTTAACACGGTTCAAAACCACCATGGGGGCTGATGTAGTCCAAACCATGGGTGAATGGGACTACCCCATCAATAAGGTGATGGCTCGCGCATTCCAGGCATATATGCAACGCCGCGGCTAG
- a CDS encoding DNA-directed RNA polymerase subunit beta', whose product MSTENSFGLMRIGLATADQIREWSYGEVKKPETINYRTLKPEKDGLFCERIFGPTRDWECYCGKYKRVRYKGIICERCGVEVTRSKVRRDRMGHIELAAPVTHIWYFKGVPSRLGYLLDLAPKDLEKIIYFAAYMITDVDEEARHADLPNLQAEYDQEVNFLKKQLDSDIAAIQRELEEELAELEKSGAKAAEREKAKSLAEKTMGQVRKRSEAEISQMEDVWERFKNLKVGDLEGDEQIFRAMRDKYGEYFEGSMGAESIQRRLQNFDLQGEAEHLREIIQTGKGQRKTRALKRLKVVNAFLTTDNSPEGMVLDAVPIIPPELRPMVQLDGGRFATSDLNDLYRRVINRNSRLKRLLELGAPEIIVNNEKRMLQESVDSLFDNGRRGRAVTGPGNRPLKSLSDMLKGKQGRFRQNLLGKRVDYSGRSVIVVGPQLELHQAGLPKQMALELFKPFVMKRLVDLNHAQNIKSAKRMVERTRPQVWDVLEEVITEHPVLLNRAPTLHRLGIQAFEPQLVEGKAIQLHPLVCAAFNADFDGDQMAVHLPLSPEAQAEARLLMLSSNNILKPSDGRAVAVPSQDMVIGLNHLTDVQDDVVGVGNAYSSLGEAIMAMDAGQVHLNATVTIGVDNFVPSAVQPAPEGWEEGQRVNLKTTIGRVLFNQLLPANYPWVEMVATKGTLGELVNDLAERYPMVETARALDNLKDAGFYWGTWSGVTVAISDITSNFDKATIMEFYEDQAAKVQTQYDTGLISDDERRAELIDTWNSATDEVAAAMQKGMGKQNAINRMVTSGARGNWLQVRQIAGIRGLVANPKGEIIPRPIKSSYREGLSVLEYFSATHGARKGLADTALKTANSGYLTRRLVDVSQDVIVREEDCGTRRGLNTVIAEPNENGELVLVDDIETSAYSRVLATDAKDADGNVIVEGGEDIGSTKLNILRDAGVSEIRIRSVLTCDSAVGTCAKCYGRSMATGKVVDIGEAVGIIAAQSIGEPGTQLTMRTFHTGGVASADDITQGLPRIQELFEARTPKGVAPISEFAGRVTIEEDDKQIRLVLTPDDGSEEMAYPVLRRSRLLVEDGQHVEVGTQLVSGAIDPKQVLRVLGPRAAQKFLVDEVQEVYQSQGVGIHDKHVEVIVRQMLRRVTIIDSGETTLLPGELTDRAQFIAANRAAVAEGKRPAVGRDELMGITKASLATDSWLSAASFQETTRVLTQAAMEAKADPLLGLKENVIIGKLIPAGTGLDRYTNVAVEPTDDAKANMFTGAAAFPDFDYPGMDTEIGGDFQAIPLEDYGMGGEFR is encoded by the coding sequence ATGTCCACAGAAAACTCATTCGGCCTCATGCGCATCGGACTGGCCACCGCAGACCAAATCCGCGAATGGTCCTATGGCGAGGTCAAAAAACCTGAAACCATTAACTACCGAACACTCAAGCCAGAAAAAGACGGCCTGTTTTGTGAACGCATCTTCGGCCCAACCCGTGACTGGGAATGCTACTGCGGTAAGTACAAGCGCGTCCGCTACAAAGGCATCATCTGTGAACGCTGTGGCGTAGAAGTCACTCGTTCCAAGGTTCGTCGTGACCGTATGGGCCACATCGAACTGGCTGCTCCAGTTACCCACATCTGGTACTTCAAAGGCGTGCCATCACGTCTTGGCTACCTGCTGGACCTGGCACCGAAGGATCTGGAAAAGATCATCTACTTCGCTGCCTACATGATCACCGACGTGGACGAAGAAGCCCGTCATGCTGATCTGCCAAACCTGCAGGCCGAGTACGACCAGGAAGTCAACTTCCTGAAAAAACAACTCGACTCCGATATCGCAGCCATCCAGCGCGAACTCGAAGAAGAACTCGCCGAACTGGAAAAATCCGGTGCCAAAGCCGCCGAGCGTGAAAAAGCCAAGTCCCTGGCCGAAAAGACCATGGGTCAGGTTCGCAAGCGCTCTGAAGCTGAAATCTCACAGATGGAAGACGTCTGGGAGCGTTTCAAAAACCTCAAGGTCGGTGACCTCGAGGGCGACGAGCAAATCTTCCGCGCCATGCGAGACAAGTACGGCGAGTACTTCGAAGGCTCGATGGGTGCTGAATCCATTCAGCGTCGTCTGCAGAACTTCGACCTCCAGGGCGAAGCAGAGCACCTGCGCGAAATCATCCAGACCGGTAAAGGTCAGCGCAAGACACGCGCGCTGAAACGGTTGAAAGTCGTCAACGCTTTCCTGACGACCGACAACTCGCCAGAAGGCATGGTCCTGGACGCTGTTCCGATCATTCCACCAGAACTGCGCCCCATGGTGCAGCTGGACGGTGGCCGGTTTGCGACCTCTGACCTCAACGACCTCTACCGTCGTGTGATCAACCGCAACTCGCGTCTGAAGCGTCTGCTGGAACTCGGTGCACCCGAGATCATCGTGAATAACGAAAAGCGCATGCTGCAGGAATCCGTTGACTCACTGTTTGATAACGGTCGTCGTGGCCGTGCGGTCACCGGACCGGGTAACCGTCCGCTGAAATCGCTGTCAGACATGCTCAAGGGTAAACAGGGCCGTTTCCGTCAGAACCTGCTGGGTAAACGTGTCGACTACTCGGGCCGTTCGGTCATCGTAGTCGGTCCACAGCTGGAACTGCACCAGGCCGGTCTGCCTAAACAAATGGCGCTGGAACTGTTCAAGCCGTTTGTGATGAAGCGTCTGGTTGACCTCAACCACGCCCAAAACATCAAGTCGGCCAAGCGCATGGTTGAACGTACCCGCCCACAGGTCTGGGACGTGCTCGAAGAAGTCATTACCGAACATCCGGTACTGCTCAACCGCGCACCAACCCTGCACCGTCTGGGTATCCAGGCGTTCGAACCACAGCTGGTTGAAGGTAAAGCGATTCAGCTGCACCCACTGGTCTGTGCTGCGTTCAACGCGGACTTCGATGGTGACCAGATGGCAGTCCACCTGCCGCTGAGCCCCGAAGCCCAAGCTGAAGCACGCCTGCTGATGCTGTCGTCCAACAACATCCTGAAACCATCCGATGGTCGCGCCGTTGCGGTGCCATCGCAGGATATGGTCATCGGACTCAACCACCTGACCGACGTCCAAGACGACGTCGTCGGGGTAGGCAATGCCTACTCGTCACTGGGTGAAGCCATCATGGCCATGGACGCCGGACAGGTACACCTCAATGCCACCGTGACCATTGGTGTTGACAACTTTGTCCCCTCTGCGGTGCAGCCTGCACCAGAAGGTTGGGAAGAAGGCCAACGTGTCAACCTGAAAACCACGATCGGACGGGTCCTGTTCAACCAGTTGCTCCCAGCCAACTACCCATGGGTGGAAATGGTTGCAACCAAAGGTACCCTCGGCGAATTGGTCAACGACCTAGCCGAACGCTACCCAATGGTTGAAACAGCACGCGCACTGGACAACCTCAAAGATGCTGGTTTCTACTGGGGCACCTGGTCGGGTGTCACCGTGGCGATCTCCGACATCACCTCGAACTTCGATAAAGCCACCATCATGGAGTTCTACGAAGATCAGGCAGCCAAAGTACAGACCCAGTACGACACCGGTCTCATCTCCGATGATGAGCGCCGTGCCGAACTGATCGATACCTGGAACAGCGCCACCGACGAAGTCGCTGCCGCAATGCAGAAGGGTATGGGCAAACAGAACGCCATCAACCGGATGGTTACTTCCGGTGCTCGTGGTAACTGGTTGCAGGTCCGTCAGATTGCCGGTATCCGTGGTCTGGTTGCTAACCCGAAGGGTGAGATTATCCCACGCCCGATCAAGTCCTCATACCGTGAGGGCCTGTCGGTTCTGGAATACTTCTCCGCTACCCACGGCGCCCGTAAGGGTCTCGCCGATACCGCGTTGAAGACCGCAAACTCCGGGTACCTGACCCGTCGTCTGGTGGACGTCTCCCAGGACGTCATCGTGCGCGAAGAAGACTGTGGCACTCGTCGTGGTCTGAACACCGTTATCGCTGAGCCAAACGAAAACGGCGAGCTGGTCTTGGTCGATGATATCGAAACCTCGGCCTACTCCCGTGTGCTTGCAACCGACGCCAAAGATGCTGACGGCAACGTTATCGTCGAGGGCGGCGAGGACATTGGCAGCACCAAGCTGAACATCCTGCGCGACGCTGGCGTCTCCGAGATCCGGATTCGTTCGGTGCTGACCTGTGACTCAGCTGTGGGAACCTGTGCCAAGTGCTACGGCCGTTCCATGGCGACCGGCAAGGTCGTTGACATCGGTGAGGCCGTCGGCATTATCGCCGCACAGTCGATTGGTGAACCAGGTACCCAGCTGACCATGCGTACCTTCCACACCGGTGGTGTTGCATCAGCTGACGATATTACCCAGGGTCTGCCACGTATTCAGGAACTCTTTGAAGCTCGTACCCCGAAGGGTGTCGCGCCAATCTCCGAGTTCGCCGGTCGTGTGACCATCGAAGAAGACGATAAGCAGATCCGTCTGGTTCTGACACCAGATGACGGCTCAGAAGAAATGGCCTACCCGGTCCTGCGCCGTTCCCGCTTGTTGGTCGAAGACGGTCAGCACGTCGAGGTCGGCACCCAGCTGGTCTCCGGTGCGATCGATCCGAAGCAGGTCCTTCGCGTTCTTGGCCCGCGTGCCGCCCAGAAGTTCCTGGTCGACGAGGTCCAAGAGGTCTACCAATCACAGGGTGTTGGCATTCACGACAAGCACGTGGAAGTCATTGTCCGCCAGATGCTACGTCGCGTGACGATCATCGACTCCGGTGAGACCACCCTGCTGCCTGGTGAACTCACAGACCGTGCGCAGTTCATTGCAGCCAACCGCGCCGCTGTGGCCGAAGGCAAACGTCCAGCCGTTGGTCGTGACGAGCTCATGGGTATCACCAAGGCATCGTTGGCCACCGACTCGTGGTTGTCGGCCGCATCCTTCCAGGAGACGACTCGCGTCCTGACGCAAGCCGCCATGGAAGCCAAGGCTGATCCGCTGTTGGGTCTGAAGGAAAACGTCATCATCGGTAAGCTCATCCCAGCCGGTACCGGCCTGGATCGCTACACCAATGTTGCCGTGGAGCCAACCGACGACGCCAAGGCAAACATGTTTACCGGTGCAGCCGCATTCCCGGACTTCGATTACCCGGGCATGGACACCGAAATCGGTGGTGACTTCCAGGCCATTCCGCTGGAAGACTACGGTATGGGCGGAGAGTTCCGCTAA